The sequence CGCACGACGAACGGACCGAAGTCGAGAAGGTTAGCGGCCAAACTGGCGTCCCCGTCATCACCGACGAGGAAAACGGCGTCGAGGGGATGTCGGAAAGCGACGATATCGTCGAGTACTTAGAGGAGACGTACGGCGACGGTGCCGCGTAGGCAGCCTCTCGACGGACATTCGGCTGATTCTG comes from Haloterrigena salifodinae and encodes:
- a CDS encoding glutaredoxin family protein, which encodes MAAITMYELPGCPYCAKVRSKLDDLDLEYDVIEVPRSHDERTEVEKVSGQTGVPVITDEENGVEGMSESDDIVEYLEETYGDGAA